The following proteins come from a genomic window of Paraburkholderia sprentiae WSM5005:
- the uca gene encoding urea carboxylase translates to MFEKVLIANRGAIACRILRTLRELKVAGVAVYSEADRASRHVTEAASAHSLGEGAAGATYLDVGKILGVGRAERVQAIHPGYGFLSENAAFAEACEAAGIAFIGPTTEQLRAFGLKHTARAIAATQGVPMLEGTGLLDDLPAALDAAERIGYPVMLKSTAGGGGIGMRVCRSGDELMSQFDVVKRLGQNNFSDAGVFLEKYIERARHLEVQIFGDGKGAAIALGVRDCSVQRRNQKVLEETPAPNLPDGIADALCDAAIRLAKAVSYRSAGTVEFVYDSLAQRFYFLEINTRLQVEHGVTEQVWGVDLVRWMIELAAGTLAPLDTLVRGLRPTGHAIQARLYAEDPGRDFKPSPGLLTDVAFPAADGRALRIDTWIEAGCEVPPHFDPMLAKLIAWSPTRDEARRALGDALAATRLYGVETNRDYLRQILDDTPFASGEPWTRCLEGLRYYATTLEVLGGGTQTTVQDYPGRLGYWAVGIPPSGPMDDRALRLGNRLLGNETSAAALEITMSGPTLRFNTNAVVAITGAALPITVDDIAQPMNTALFIAAGATLALGTIRGAGARAYLSVRGGLDVARYLGSKSTFTLGQFGGHGGRALRAGDVLHLQPLTDSTAGAVLPEPLTPQLRDVRVLRVIYGPHGAPEYFSAAYIDRFLATEWETHFNSSRTGVRLIGPKPEWTREDGGEAGLHPSNIHDNPYAVGAIDFTGDMPVILGPDGPSLGGFVCPVTIIDADLWQIGQLKAGDKVRFVPVDVATARAAALARHAETATLEAQADAAPLDASRIDATPALASPVVLDIGSDRERLVARLSGDTHLLLEIGPAELDLVLRFRGHALMQSLEALDIDGVIDLTPGIRSLQIHYQPERLPLATLVATIASTWQRVLLLQDLRVPSRIVHLPLSWDDSACQLAIDKYMTTVRKDAPWCPSNLEFIRRINDLDSIEAVKEIVFDASYLVMGLGDVYLGAPVATPLDPRHRLVTTKYNPARTWTAENSVGIGGAYLCVYGMEGPGGYQFVGRTLQMWNRFRQTADFAGQPYLLRFFDQIRFYEVPADELLRIRADFPLGRYPLRIEKTELSLADYQTFLEREADDIDRFRAQQQAAFQAERQRWHEAGSVEDAVESPVSVDTAATPLDDHQIAVDSEIAGNLWQVHVHRGAKVAAGDVLLVIESMKMEISVVAPCAGIVDEVYVAPGSPVRAGQRIVVIGRA, encoded by the coding sequence ATGTTCGAGAAAGTCCTCATTGCCAATCGCGGCGCGATTGCCTGCCGCATTCTGCGCACGTTGCGCGAACTCAAAGTTGCGGGTGTCGCAGTCTATAGCGAAGCCGATCGCGCGAGCCGGCATGTCACCGAAGCCGCCTCGGCACACAGTCTCGGCGAAGGCGCAGCCGGCGCGACCTATCTCGACGTCGGCAAGATCCTCGGCGTTGGGCGCGCCGAACGCGTGCAGGCGATTCACCCCGGGTACGGCTTCCTGTCGGAGAACGCGGCCTTTGCCGAAGCGTGTGAAGCGGCCGGCATCGCCTTCATCGGACCGACAACCGAGCAGCTGCGTGCGTTCGGACTCAAACACACCGCACGCGCGATTGCTGCCACTCAGGGCGTGCCGATGCTGGAGGGCACGGGGCTGCTCGACGACCTTCCTGCAGCCCTGGACGCGGCAGAACGCATCGGTTACCCGGTGATGCTGAAAAGCACCGCGGGCGGTGGCGGCATCGGCATGCGCGTGTGCCGCTCGGGCGACGAACTGATGTCGCAGTTCGATGTCGTGAAGCGCCTCGGTCAGAACAACTTCAGCGACGCTGGCGTGTTCCTCGAAAAATACATCGAGCGCGCGCGTCACCTCGAAGTGCAGATCTTCGGCGATGGCAAAGGCGCTGCCATCGCCCTCGGTGTGCGCGACTGTTCCGTGCAGCGGCGCAACCAGAAGGTGCTGGAGGAGACGCCCGCGCCGAACCTGCCCGACGGCATAGCCGATGCGCTCTGCGACGCCGCGATCCGGCTGGCGAAGGCGGTCAGCTACCGCTCGGCGGGAACCGTCGAATTCGTCTACGACAGCCTTGCACAGCGCTTCTATTTTCTGGAAATCAACACCCGTCTGCAGGTCGAGCACGGCGTGACGGAGCAGGTCTGGGGCGTCGATCTGGTGCGCTGGATGATCGAACTGGCAGCCGGTACGCTGGCGCCGCTCGATACGCTTGTGCGCGGCCTGCGCCCTACGGGTCACGCGATTCAGGCGCGGCTATACGCCGAAGATCCGGGCCGCGATTTCAAACCGAGTCCAGGCCTGCTGACGGACGTTGCGTTCCCCGCTGCCGATGGCCGCGCGCTGCGCATCGACACCTGGATCGAAGCCGGCTGCGAAGTGCCGCCGCACTTCGATCCCATGCTGGCGAAGCTGATTGCGTGGTCGCCGACCCGCGATGAAGCGCGCCGCGCGCTCGGTGACGCGCTGGCCGCCACCCGGCTGTATGGCGTCGAGACGAATCGCGACTATCTGCGGCAGATCCTTGATGACACGCCGTTCGCGAGCGGCGAGCCGTGGACGCGCTGTCTCGAAGGCCTGCGCTATTACGCCACCACCCTCGAGGTGCTGGGCGGCGGCACGCAGACGACCGTCCAGGATTATCCGGGGCGGCTCGGTTACTGGGCGGTCGGCATCCCGCCGTCGGGTCCGATGGATGACCGCGCGTTGCGACTCGGCAATCGCCTGCTCGGCAACGAAACGTCCGCTGCCGCGCTCGAAATCACCATGAGCGGCCCGACGCTGCGCTTCAATACGAACGCGGTCGTCGCCATCACAGGCGCGGCGTTGCCGATCACCGTCGACGACATCGCCCAGCCGATGAACACGGCGCTCTTCATCGCCGCCGGCGCAACGCTCGCGCTGGGTACGATCCGCGGCGCCGGCGCGCGTGCCTATCTCAGCGTGCGTGGCGGACTCGATGTCGCGCGGTATCTCGGCAGCAAAAGTACATTCACGCTCGGTCAGTTCGGCGGACACGGCGGCCGCGCGCTGCGGGCCGGCGATGTGCTGCACCTTCAACCGTTGACCGACAGCACGGCCGGCGCCGTGTTGCCCGAGCCGCTCACGCCGCAACTGCGCGACGTGCGCGTACTGAGGGTCATCTATGGCCCGCACGGTGCGCCGGAATATTTCAGCGCCGCCTACATCGACCGCTTTCTTGCCACCGAATGGGAGACTCACTTCAATTCGAGTCGCACCGGCGTCCGCCTGATCGGCCCGAAACCCGAATGGACGCGTGAAGACGGCGGCGAAGCGGGTCTGCATCCGTCGAACATTCACGACAACCCGTATGCAGTGGGCGCGATCGACTTCACCGGCGACATGCCCGTGATCCTCGGCCCCGACGGCCCGAGTCTCGGCGGCTTCGTCTGCCCGGTCACGATCATCGATGCAGACCTCTGGCAGATCGGCCAGCTAAAGGCCGGCGACAAGGTGCGCTTCGTTCCCGTCGATGTCGCGACGGCACGCGCCGCCGCGCTGGCCCGCCACGCGGAGACCGCCACGCTCGAAGCCCAGGCAGACGCCGCGCCGCTCGACGCCTCCCGCATCGACGCGACGCCCGCACTGGCCTCGCCGGTCGTGCTCGACATCGGCTCGGATCGCGAACGGCTGGTTGCGCGCCTGTCGGGCGATACGCACCTGCTGCTCGAAATCGGACCCGCTGAGCTCGATCTCGTATTGCGTTTTCGCGGCCACGCCTTGATGCAGTCGCTCGAAGCACTCGACATCGACGGCGTGATCGACCTCACGCCCGGCATCCGCTCGCTGCAGATTCATTACCAGCCGGAACGCCTGCCGCTTGCCACGCTGGTCGCGACTATCGCAAGCACATGGCAACGCGTCCTGCTCCTGCAGGACCTGCGCGTGCCGTCGCGCATCGTGCATTTGCCGCTGTCATGGGACGACTCGGCATGCCAACTGGCGATCGACAAATACATGACCACCGTGCGCAAGGACGCACCGTGGTGCCCGAGCAATCTGGAGTTCATCCGCCGCATCAACGATCTCGATTCGATCGAGGCAGTGAAGGAGATCGTCTTCGATGCGAGTTATCTCGTGATGGGTCTCGGCGATGTCTATCTCGGCGCGCCCGTTGCGACGCCGCTCGATCCGCGGCACCGGCTCGTGACGACCAAGTACAACCCGGCGCGAACCTGGACCGCCGAGAATTCGGTCGGCATCGGCGGTGCCTATCTGTGCGTGTATGGCATGGAAGGTCCGGGCGGATACCAGTTCGTCGGCCGCACCCTGCAGATGTGGAATCGCTTCCGGCAAACCGCGGATTTTGCCGGCCAGCCGTACCTGCTGCGCTTCTTCGACCAGATCCGCTTTTACGAAGTCCCGGCAGACGAGCTGTTGCGGATACGCGCGGACTTTCCGCTCGGGCGATACCCGTTGCGGATCGAGAAAACCGAACTGTCGCTGGCCGACTACCAGACCTTTCTCGAACGCGAAGCCGACGATATCGACCGCTTCCGCGCGCAGCAACAGGCCGCGTTTCAGGCTGAGCGGCAACGCTGGCACGAAGCCGGCAGCGTGGAAGACGCAGTCGAGTCCCCCGTCTCCGTCGACACCGCCGCAACGCCGCTCGACGACCACCAGATCGCGGTCGACAGCGAGATCGCCGGCAATCTCTGGCAGGTCCACGTGCACCGCGGCGCGAAGGTCGCGGCCGGCGACGTGCTGCTCGTCATCGAGTCGATGAAGATGGAGATTTCGGTCGTTGCACCGTGCGCCGGAATCGTCGACGAGGTGTACGTCGCGCCCGGTTCGCCCGTGCGGGCGGGGCAGCGCATCGTCGTAATCGGCCGCGCGTGA
- a CDS encoding urea amidolyase associated protein UAAP2 — protein MPIVESQLDPREAIYHFTLPAGEPWIHELKRGQVFRILDLEGNQAVDTLFYNSADPLERYSAQDTIRVQRNLYLSAGSVLTSNLGNPMLTIVADTCGRHDTLGGACAAESNMVRYSLEKHSMHNCRDSFLHAVTHCTCGAGVGLTKRDIVSNVNFFMNVPVTASGGLTFEDGISAPGKYVELRADMDVIVLISNCPQLNNPCNAYNPTPAELLIWN, from the coding sequence ATGCCCATCGTCGAAAGCCAATTGGATCCGCGTGAAGCGATCTACCATTTCACGCTGCCCGCCGGCGAGCCCTGGATTCACGAACTGAAGCGAGGACAGGTGTTTCGCATTCTCGATCTCGAAGGCAACCAGGCCGTCGATACGCTGTTCTATAACAGCGCCGATCCGCTCGAGCGCTACAGTGCACAGGACACGATTCGCGTGCAACGCAATCTGTATCTGTCCGCAGGCAGCGTGCTCACGTCGAATCTCGGAAATCCGATGCTGACGATCGTCGCGGATACCTGCGGCCGCCACGACACGCTCGGCGGCGCATGCGCGGCCGAAAGCAACATGGTCCGCTACTCGCTCGAAAAGCACTCCATGCACAACTGCCGCGACAGTTTTCTGCACGCCGTCACTCATTGCACCTGCGGGGCGGGCGTGGGGCTGACGAAGCGCGACATCGTGAGCAACGTCAACTTCTTCATGAACGTGCCGGTGACGGCAAGCGGCGGCCTGACGTTCGAAGACGGCATCTCGGCGCCCGGCAAATATGTCGAGTTGCGCGCGGACATGGATGTGATCGTGCTGATCTCAAACTGCCCGCAACTGAACAACCCGTGCAACGCCTACAACCCGACGCCAGCGGAGCTGCTGATATGGAACTGA
- a CDS encoding urea amidolyase associated protein UAAP1, which yields MQSNPPVDFDLPPIPHVLWETVLPAGTHWSGVLRRGLALRVVDVEGGANLAAVFYRHEDPLERYNMADTLKAQHTARLTRGVVLYSDMGRVIASITADTLGWHDPVGGVGDAGLFATKYGSARYQEYRNEMIRNGRDSLLVELAKYGLGARDLVANVNFFSKLDAAEDGSLTFAPDHSRAGDAFDLRFEMNTLAAFSSAPHPFDPSPKYQPKPVKLIAYRVYAVDDRVPADDPCRSSCAENERGFVNTERLFV from the coding sequence ATGCAGTCGAACCCTCCAGTCGACTTTGACCTTCCGCCTATCCCGCACGTCCTGTGGGAAACAGTTCTGCCCGCCGGTACACACTGGTCCGGCGTCTTGCGACGTGGGCTCGCGCTGCGTGTCGTCGATGTCGAAGGCGGCGCGAATCTCGCCGCGGTCTTTTATCGCCACGAGGATCCGCTCGAACGATACAACATGGCCGACACGCTCAAGGCGCAGCACACAGCGCGTCTCACGCGCGGTGTCGTGCTGTATTCGGACATGGGCCGCGTAATCGCGTCGATCACCGCTGACACGTTGGGCTGGCACGATCCGGTCGGCGGCGTGGGCGATGCGGGGTTGTTCGCGACGAAGTACGGCTCGGCGCGCTATCAGGAGTATCGCAACGAGATGATCCGCAACGGGCGCGACAGCCTGCTCGTCGAGCTGGCGAAATACGGGCTGGGCGCTCGCGACCTCGTTGCGAACGTCAACTTCTTCAGCAAGCTCGATGCTGCCGAGGACGGCTCGCTCACGTTCGCGCCGGACCATTCGCGTGCGGGCGACGCATTCGATCTGCGCTTCGAGATGAATACGCTCGCCGCGTTTTCGAGCGCGCCTCATCCATTCGACCCGAGCCCCAAGTACCAGCCGAAGCCCGTCAAGCTGATCGCCTACCGCGTCTATGCGGTCGACGATCGCGTACCGGCCGACGACCCATGCCGTTCGTCATGCGCGGAGAACGAGCGCGGCTTTGTCAATACCGAGCGTCTGTTTGTTTAA
- a CDS encoding isopenicillin N synthase family dioxygenase: protein MSQTHHHATFDRLPIVDVSGLYSDDLSARIASARELDVAAREAGFFYVTGHRVARELRAALVEEARRFFASPQEWKMRYYIGHSRAHRGYVPEGEEVFAGGGRDRKEAFDTGRDLPLDDPDVSCGTPMLGPNVWPDQPGFREAVSRYYEDAFALGCVMFRGVALALGLPESYFDAYLTKPPSQLRLVHYPYDASADDRPGIGAHTDYECFTILLPTAPGLEVMNGAGQWIDAPPLQDAFVVNIGDMLETWTGGTYVATTHRVRKVAQERYSFPLFFACDYRTQVAPLPQFSTPEVAARYERRTAGEHLFAQTAQTFEYLRRRVTRGELTLPEGLRTPASFGRDVRADQTAQ, encoded by the coding sequence ATGAGCCAGACTCATCACCATGCCACCTTTGATCGACTTCCGATCGTCGACGTGAGCGGACTCTACAGCGATGACCTGAGCGCGCGCATTGCGAGCGCGCGCGAACTCGATGTGGCGGCGCGGGAAGCGGGTTTCTTTTACGTGACCGGCCATCGCGTCGCGCGCGAATTGCGCGCGGCGCTCGTTGAGGAGGCTCGGCGCTTCTTTGCGTCGCCGCAAGAGTGGAAGATGCGCTACTACATCGGCCATTCAAGAGCGCATCGCGGCTATGTTCCCGAAGGCGAGGAGGTGTTCGCGGGCGGCGGGCGCGACAGGAAGGAAGCATTCGACACGGGCCGCGACTTGCCGCTTGACGATCCCGATGTGTCGTGTGGTACGCCAATGCTTGGGCCGAACGTGTGGCCGGATCAGCCGGGCTTTCGCGAAGCGGTGAGCCGGTATTACGAAGACGCGTTTGCTCTCGGATGTGTGATGTTTCGCGGTGTGGCGCTTGCCCTCGGCTTGCCCGAGTCTTACTTCGACGCTTATCTGACGAAGCCGCCAAGTCAATTACGGCTGGTCCACTATCCCTATGACGCGTCGGCCGACGATCGCCCAGGCATCGGCGCCCATACTGACTACGAATGCTTCACGATCCTGTTGCCGACCGCCCCCGGACTCGAAGTGATGAACGGAGCGGGGCAGTGGATCGATGCGCCGCCGCTGCAGGATGCGTTCGTCGTGAACATCGGTGACATGTTGGAGACGTGGACCGGCGGGACCTATGTCGCCACCACGCACCGCGTGCGCAAAGTCGCACAAGAGCGGTACTCATTTCCGCTCTTCTTCGCTTGCGACTATCGGACCCAGGTCGCGCCGCTGCCGCAGTTCTCGACGCCCGAGGTCGCGGCGCGATACGAGCGGCGCACAGCGGGGGAGCATCTGTTCGCGCAGACCGCGCAGACCTTCGAATATCTGCGGCGGCGTGTAACGCGCGGCGAACTGACTTTGCCGGAAGGATTGAGGACGCCGGCGAGTTTCGGCAGAGACGTGCGCGCAGATCAGACGGCGCAGTGA
- a CDS encoding sugar phosphate isomerase/epimerase family protein translates to MKLELFKTFWGYGAGPREAAPLVREADFDGIEAQVPADAAQREAFESAIADENLAFIAEITTAGSYVPVRSATPAEHLHDLEAKIVLGKPLKPRFFSVIAGCDAWPAATQIDFFSRAVELAARHDVMCSFETHRSRSLFNPWITRDVVRAVPQLRLTCDFSHWVVVCERLLDSEWDTLAEIAPHAHHIHGRIGYPQGPQVPHPAAPEYADCLQSHLRIWEALWTAQMAAGYPVTTMTPEFGPDGYLHTLPFTNAPVADLWEVNTWMGGQARRNFAEFLDRSAHDAASMPGARVES, encoded by the coding sequence ATGAAGCTTGAACTCTTCAAGACATTCTGGGGCTATGGGGCAGGGCCGCGCGAAGCTGCGCCGTTGGTGCGGGAGGCCGATTTTGACGGCATCGAGGCGCAGGTGCCTGCCGACGCCGCTCAGCGCGAAGCGTTTGAGTCAGCGATCGCAGATGAGAATCTCGCGTTCATCGCTGAGATCACGACTGCAGGCAGCTATGTGCCAGTGCGTTCGGCAACGCCTGCCGAGCATTTGCACGATCTGGAGGCGAAGATTGTCTTGGGCAAGCCGCTGAAGCCGCGCTTTTTCAGTGTGATCGCCGGCTGCGATGCATGGCCGGCTGCGACGCAGATCGACTTTTTCTCGCGTGCCGTCGAACTGGCCGCGAGGCACGATGTAATGTGCAGCTTCGAGACACACCGAAGCCGCTCGCTCTTTAACCCGTGGATCACGCGCGACGTTGTGCGCGCCGTGCCGCAACTCAGGCTGACGTGCGACTTCAGTCACTGGGTCGTGGTATGCGAGCGGCTGCTCGACAGTGAATGGGATACGCTCGCGGAGATCGCGCCCCACGCGCACCACATTCACGGACGCATTGGCTATCCGCAAGGTCCGCAGGTGCCACATCCCGCCGCGCCCGAATACGCCGATTGCCTGCAGTCTCATCTGCGGATCTGGGAGGCGCTCTGGACTGCGCAAATGGCCGCCGGCTACCCGGTGACGACGATGACGCCCGAATTCGGTCCCGACGGCTATCTCCACACGCTTCCTTTCACGAATGCGCCGGTCGCAGACCTATGGGAGGTCAATACCTGGATGGGCGGACAGGCTCGCCGTAATTTCGCGGAGTTTCTCGATCGGTCGGCGCACGACGCGGCGAGCATGCCTGGCGCGAGGGTGGAGTCATGA
- a CDS encoding MarR family winged helix-turn-helix transcriptional regulator, whose amino-acid sequence MKKKISRAKAQAVARAILDMDFQWSAYFGDLGLSDLNYSDLFCQMWADEQASFPKTALYGFMPGVSRRTAVSYVQDLIDQGWLLQTGGKDDRRIKYVRLTPMIEERLERFLAFVHQRFAALE is encoded by the coding sequence ATGAAGAAGAAAATCAGCCGCGCCAAAGCGCAAGCCGTGGCGCGCGCGATTCTCGACATGGACTTCCAGTGGTCCGCTTACTTCGGCGACTTGGGTTTGAGCGACCTCAACTACAGCGATCTGTTCTGTCAGATGTGGGCGGACGAACAGGCCTCTTTTCCGAAGACGGCGCTCTACGGCTTCATGCCCGGTGTCAGCCGCCGCACCGCCGTCAGCTACGTCCAGGACCTGATCGATCAAGGTTGGCTGCTTCAGACGGGCGGCAAGGACGACCGCCGTATCAAGTATGTGCGACTCACGCCCATGATCGAGGAACGGCTTGAGCGTTTCCTCGCATTCGTACATCAGCGGTTTGCCGCGCTCGAGTGA
- a CDS encoding ABC transporter substrate-binding protein has product MKRIKSALTEIAPSRLVRRTFAGIATALAIGAAMPAQAAAPLKIGYSDWPGYVAFQIAIDKGWFKQAGVDVDFEWFDYSASLDAFSAGKLDAVGTTNGDALVTGASGAKNVMILLTDYSSGNDMIVAKPGTKSIEALKGKKIGVEVGLVDHLLLDTALEKHGMKESDVTLVNAKTNELPQVLGSSSDIAAVALWQPNAGEALKRAPGSRPIFTSANAPGLIYDVFTVNPASVAARRADWEKVIGVWYRCVAYINDPKTQPDALKIMSARVGLTPEQYLPLLKGTHLLDAAAAKKAFGKGPGLDSLYGSSENADKFNMRNTVYKQQQDVNTYIDPSLTAAH; this is encoded by the coding sequence ATGAAAAGAATCAAATCCGCGCTTACCGAAATTGCGCCGTCGCGTCTTGTGCGCCGCACGTTCGCGGGCATCGCGACCGCGCTCGCCATCGGCGCCGCCATGCCTGCGCAGGCCGCCGCGCCGCTAAAGATCGGCTACAGCGACTGGCCCGGCTACGTCGCCTTCCAGATCGCTATCGACAAGGGCTGGTTCAAGCAAGCCGGGGTCGACGTAGACTTCGAATGGTTCGATTACTCTGCATCGCTCGACGCCTTCTCGGCGGGCAAACTCGACGCGGTGGGCACGACCAACGGCGATGCGCTGGTGACCGGGGCAAGTGGCGCGAAGAACGTGATGATCCTGTTGACCGACTACTCGAGCGGCAACGATATGATCGTCGCGAAGCCGGGCACCAAATCGATCGAAGCGCTCAAGGGCAAGAAAATCGGCGTCGAAGTCGGTCTCGTCGACCACCTACTGCTCGACACCGCACTCGAAAAGCACGGCATGAAGGAATCGGACGTGACGCTTGTAAATGCGAAGACCAACGAACTGCCACAGGTGCTGGGCTCGTCCAGCGACATCGCGGCGGTCGCGCTCTGGCAGCCGAACGCGGGCGAAGCCCTCAAGCGTGCGCCCGGCTCGCGCCCGATCTTCACCTCGGCCAATGCCCCGGGTCTCATCTACGACGTGTTTACGGTCAACCCGGCGAGCGTCGCTGCACGTCGCGCGGATTGGGAGAAAGTGATCGGCGTCTGGTACCGTTGCGTTGCCTACATAAACGATCCGAAGACGCAACCGGACGCGCTGAAGATCATGTCCGCGCGCGTCGGTCTCACGCCCGAGCAATATCTGCCCTTGCTCAAAGGCACACATCTGCTCGATGCTGCGGCCGCGAAGAAAGCGTTCGGCAAAGGCCCAGGCCTCGACTCGCTCTACGGTTCGAGCGAGAACGCTGACAAGTTCAACATGCGCAATACCGTCTACAAACAGCAGCAGGACGTGAACACCTATATCGATCCGTCGCTGACCGCAGCACACTAA
- a CDS encoding N-acyl homoserine lactonase family protein, with protein sequence MTQVLRVWPLLSAMHRYDKSISTRNRGIGTDIDAPILAYLIETRNGRVLYDVGCDYRKIADPALRERYYECGAAPMPAPQMTEEQRIPNHLARLGLQPSDIDVVMIGHLHFDHAGGLCEVCGSDIHVHADELEAARAQADLAYFQDDFIGDYRWRTQRDEYDVAPGVRTINTPGHTAGHMSLWIELPRGRPVILAGDAADLTENIDEEVAPGVCWNDREDLALTSIRKLKALAAESGATIWPNHDIAFWHTLARGPAWCA encoded by the coding sequence ATGACACAGGTTTTGCGGGTATGGCCCCTCCTAAGCGCGATGCACCGTTACGACAAGTCGATATCGACACGCAATCGCGGCATCGGCACCGACATCGACGCCCCGATCCTTGCGTACCTGATCGAGACGCGAAACGGACGCGTCCTTTACGACGTCGGCTGCGACTACCGCAAGATCGCGGACCCGGCGCTGCGCGAGCGCTACTACGAGTGCGGTGCCGCCCCGATGCCTGCGCCTCAGATGACCGAGGAGCAGCGCATTCCAAACCATTTGGCACGCCTCGGACTACAGCCGTCGGACATCGACGTGGTGATGATCGGCCATCTGCATTTCGATCACGCAGGCGGCCTGTGCGAGGTGTGCGGCTCGGACATTCACGTGCATGCGGATGAGCTCGAGGCAGCGCGCGCGCAAGCGGATCTCGCCTACTTCCAGGACGATTTCATTGGCGACTATCGTTGGCGAACGCAGCGCGACGAGTACGACGTGGCGCCCGGCGTACGCACAATCAACACGCCCGGCCATACCGCGGGCCACATGTCGCTGTGGATCGAGCTGCCGCGCGGCAGGCCCGTGATACTCGCGGGCGACGCGGCCGACCTGACCGAGAACATCGACGAGGAGGTGGCGCCGGGCGTCTGCTGGAACGATCGAGAAGATCTCGCCCTCACGAGCATTCGCAAGCTGAAAGCGCTCGCGGCGGAGTCTGGCGCCACGATCTGGCCGAATCACGACATCGCGTTCTGGCACACGTTGGCGCGTGGACCGGCCTGGTGTGCGTGA